One genomic region from Pseudomonas hormoni encodes:
- the dprA gene encoding DNA-processing protein DprA: protein MSLFAVTPVSPAELEARLRLHRLPELGPARFKKLLEAFGSASKAISAPASAWRALGLPLACSEARRSSEIRDGASHALAWLERPGQHLLMWDQPDYPALLAEISDAPPLLFVAGDPGILEKPQLAMVGSRRASRPGMDTAAAFSRSLASAGFVITSGLALGIDAAAHQAALDVGGRTVGVLGTGLEKFYPQRNRRLADAMIASGSAVLSEFPLDAGPTASNFPRRNRIISGLSLGVLVVEASVASGSLITARLAAEQGREVYAIPGSIHHPGARGCHQLIRDGAVLVETIEHILEALRGWQQLPLSTETPSVTHPLLMLLHAAPHTSEALADSSGWALPKVLAALTELEMDGRAVCESGRWFARVS, encoded by the coding sequence ATGTCGCTGTTTGCTGTAACACCGGTTTCCCCTGCGGAACTGGAAGCTCGTTTACGCCTGCATCGTTTGCCGGAACTCGGCCCTGCGCGTTTCAAGAAGTTGCTTGAGGCCTTTGGCTCGGCGTCCAAAGCCATCAGCGCACCGGCCAGTGCCTGGCGTGCATTGGGTTTGCCCCTTGCTTGTTCGGAGGCTAGGCGCTCGAGCGAAATTCGCGATGGTGCAAGCCACGCATTGGCCTGGCTAGAGCGTCCGGGCCAGCATTTACTGATGTGGGACCAGCCTGACTACCCGGCATTGCTGGCGGAAATCAGCGATGCGCCGCCGCTGTTATTCGTCGCGGGCGATCCGGGCATTCTGGAAAAACCGCAGCTGGCGATGGTCGGCAGTCGTCGCGCCTCGCGACCAGGCATGGACACCGCTGCCGCGTTCTCCCGGAGTCTGGCCAGCGCCGGTTTTGTCATCACCAGCGGTCTGGCGCTGGGCATCGATGCCGCCGCGCATCAAGCTGCTCTGGACGTGGGCGGGCGAACGGTCGGTGTACTTGGCACGGGACTTGAAAAGTTTTATCCACAGCGAAACCGGAGGCTGGCGGACGCCATGATTGCGTCGGGCAGTGCGGTGCTTTCCGAGTTCCCGTTGGACGCGGGACCCACCGCCAGCAACTTTCCGCGGCGCAACCGGATCATCAGTGGTTTGTCCCTCGGCGTGCTGGTGGTGGAGGCCAGTGTCGCCAGTGGTTCATTGATCACCGCGCGGCTGGCGGCGGAGCAAGGTCGCGAGGTGTATGCCATTCCGGGGTCGATTCACCATCCCGGTGCCCGAGGCTGTCATCAGCTGATCCGTGACGGTGCGGTATTGGTGGAAACCATCGAGCATATCCTCGAAGCCTTGCGCGGCTGGCAACAGTTGCCGTTGTCCACAGAGACACCCTCGGTGACTCATCCGCTGCTGATGCTGCTGCATGCGGCGCCGCACACCAGTGAAGCGTTGGCAGACAGCAGCGGCTGGGCCCTGCCGAAAGTGCTGGCGGCGTTGACGGAGCTGGAAATGGACGGCCGGGCGGTTTGCGAAAGCGGGCGATGGTTTGCGCGGGTGAGCTAG
- a CDS encoding L-threonylcarbamoyladenylate synthase: MVNNWRVQQAAQAIRAGAVIAYPTEAVWGLGCDPWDEEAVERLLMLKGRSVDKGLILVADNIRQFDFLFEDFPELWMDRMASTWPGPNTWLVPHQNLLPQWITGVHETVALRVSDHPLVRDLCAVVGPLVSTSANPQGRPAARTRIRVEQYFRGQVDLILGGNLGGRKNPSVIRDLATGNVIRPD, translated from the coding sequence ATGGTCAACAATTGGCGTGTGCAACAAGCCGCGCAAGCCATTCGCGCAGGGGCGGTGATTGCCTATCCAACCGAGGCGGTCTGGGGCCTGGGTTGCGACCCGTGGGACGAAGAAGCGGTAGAACGTCTGCTGATGCTCAAGGGGCGGTCGGTGGACAAGGGCCTGATTCTGGTCGCCGACAACATTCGCCAGTTCGATTTTCTCTTTGAAGACTTCCCTGAACTGTGGATGGATCGCATGGCCAGCACCTGGCCGGGGCCGAATACCTGGCTTGTGCCGCATCAGAATCTGCTGCCGCAGTGGATCACGGGTGTACACGAGACGGTGGCGTTGCGGGTCAGCGATCATCCATTGGTGCGGGATTTGTGCGCGGTGGTCGGGCCGCTGGTTTCGACTTCGGCCAACCCACAGGGGCGGCCTGCGGCGCGGACGCGCATTCGCGTGGAGCAGTATTTCCGTGGGCAGGTGGATTTGATCCTGGGCGGCAACCTCGGCGGACGCAAGAATCCGAGCGTGATTCGCGATTTGGCGACCGGGAACGTCATCCGCCCGGATTGA
- a CDS encoding NADPH:quinone reductase has translation MAKRIQFRAHGGPEVLEYVDYQPAEPGPQQVRVTNKAIGLNFIDTYFRSGLYAPPSLPSGVGSEGAGVVEAVGSEVTRFKVGDRVAYGSGPLGAYSEVHVLPEANLVHLPDAISFEQAAGVMLKGLTVQYLLRQTYELKGGETILFHAAAGGVGSLACQWAKALGVKLIGTVSSPEKAALAKANGAWATIDYSHENVALRVLELTDGKKVPVVYDGVGKDTWLTSLDSAAPRGLVVSFGNASGAVDGVNLGILSAKGSLYVTRPTLATYANNAENLQRMADELFEMIISGKLKVEISQKYSLADAAKAQTELSARRTTGSTVLLP, from the coding sequence ATGGCAAAACGTATCCAGTTCCGCGCCCATGGCGGCCCCGAAGTGCTCGAGTATGTGGATTACCAGCCCGCCGAGCCCGGCCCACAACAAGTCCGCGTCACCAACAAGGCCATCGGCCTGAACTTCATCGACACTTACTTCCGTAGTGGCCTCTATGCGCCACCCAGCTTGCCGTCGGGTGTGGGTTCGGAAGGTGCGGGCGTGGTCGAGGCGGTGGGCAGTGAAGTCACCCGCTTCAAGGTCGGCGATCGCGTGGCATATGGCAGCGGCCCGTTGGGCGCCTACAGCGAAGTTCACGTGTTGCCGGAGGCCAATCTGGTGCACCTGCCAGACGCGATCAGCTTCGAACAAGCGGCCGGGGTGATGCTCAAGGGCCTGACCGTGCAGTACTTGCTGCGTCAGACTTATGAACTCAAGGGTGGCGAAACCATTTTGTTCCATGCCGCTGCCGGTGGTGTCGGTTCGCTGGCCTGCCAATGGGCCAAGGCCTTGGGCGTGAAGTTGATCGGCACGGTCAGCTCGCCGGAGAAAGCCGCGCTGGCGAAAGCCAACGGTGCGTGGGCGACCATCGACTACAGCCATGAAAACGTCGCACTACGGGTGCTGGAATTGACTGACGGGAAGAAAGTCCCGGTGGTGTACGACGGCGTTGGCAAGGACACCTGGCTGACTTCACTGGATAGCGCGGCGCCTCGTGGCCTGGTGGTGAGTTTTGGTAATGCGTCGGGTGCCGTGGACGGGGTGAATCTGGGGATTTTGTCGGCGAAAGGTTCGTTGTACGTGACCCGGCCGACGCTGGCGACCTACGCCAACAACGCCGAGAACCTGCAACGGATGGCAGATGAGCTGTTCGAGATGATCATCAGCGGGAAGTTGAAGGTAGAGATCAGCCAGAAGTATTCGCTGGCTGACGCGGCGAAGGCGCAGACCGAGTTGTCGGCGCGGCGTACGACGGGTTCGACTGTTTTGTTGCCTTGA
- the hemF gene encoding oxygen-dependent coproporphyrinogen oxidase, whose amino-acid sequence MTTRTEAVKAYLLDLQDRICAALEAFEVGTQFVEDAWTRPAGGGGRTRVIENGAVIEKGGVNFSHVFGSGLPPSASAHRPELAGRGFEALGVSLVIHPHNPHVPTSHANVRFFIAEKEGEEPVWWFGGGFDLTPYYGNEEDCVHWHRVAEQACAPFGPDVYSRYKAWCDSYFHIKHRHEPRGIGGLFFDDLNEWDFDTSFAFMRAIGDAYIDAYLPIVQRRKNDAFTAKQREFQEFRRGRYVEFNLVYDRGTLFGLQSGGRTESILMSLPPQVRWSYDWKAEPGSDEARLTEYFLQDRDWLAKA is encoded by the coding sequence ATGACGACCCGCACCGAGGCCGTAAAAGCCTACCTGCTCGACCTGCAAGACCGCATTTGCGCTGCCCTTGAAGCCTTCGAGGTCGGCACGCAGTTCGTCGAAGACGCCTGGACCCGGCCTGCCGGCGGCGGTGGTCGCACGCGAGTGATCGAGAACGGTGCTGTCATTGAAAAGGGCGGCGTCAACTTTTCCCACGTCTTCGGCAGCGGTCTCCCACCGTCCGCCAGCGCCCATCGGCCGGAACTGGCCGGGCGTGGCTTCGAGGCCCTGGGCGTGTCGCTGGTGATTCACCCGCATAACCCGCATGTGCCGACTTCCCACGCCAACGTGCGCTTTTTCATCGCTGAAAAAGAAGGTGAAGAGCCGGTCTGGTGGTTCGGCGGCGGCTTCGACCTGACGCCGTATTACGGCAATGAAGAGGACTGCGTGCACTGGCACCGAGTCGCCGAGCAGGCCTGCGCGCCGTTCGGCCCGGACGTCTACTCGCGCTACAAAGCCTGGTGCGACAGCTACTTCCACATCAAGCATCGTCACGAACCGCGCGGCATCGGCGGCCTGTTCTTCGATGACTTGAACGAGTGGGACTTCGACACCAGCTTCGCCTTCATGCGCGCCATCGGTGACGCCTACATCGACGCTTACCTGCCGATCGTGCAGCGTCGCAAGAACGATGCGTTCACTGCCAAACAACGCGAATTCCAGGAGTTCCGCCGTGGCCGTTACGTCGAATTCAACCTGGTTTACGACCGTGGCACGCTGTTCGGTCTGCAATCGGGCGGGCGTACCGAGTCGATCCTCATGTCGCTACCGCCGCAAGTTCGCTGGAGCTATGACTGGAAAGCCGAGCCGGGCAGCGATGAAGCGCGCCTGACCGAGTACTTCCTGCAAGATCGCGATTGGTTGGCCAAGGCCTGA
- the aroE gene encoding shikimate dehydrogenase encodes MDRYVVFGNPIGHSKSPLIHRLFAEQTAQQLDYSTSLAPLDDFSDFARAFFLEGRGANVTVPFKEEAFRLAHSLTARAQRAGAVNTLSKLADGTLLGDNTDGAGLVRDLTVNAGFSLEGKRILLLGAGGAVRGALEPLLAEQPASVIIANRTVDKAELLAELFADLGPVSASGFDWLQESVDLIINATSASLTGDVPPIAGSLIEPGKTVCYDMMYGKEPTSFCRWATEHGAAVSMDGLGMLAEQAAEAFFLWRGVRPDTTPVLAELRRQLAL; translated from the coding sequence ATGGACCGTTATGTCGTATTCGGTAACCCGATTGGCCACAGCAAGTCGCCACTGATTCACCGCTTGTTCGCCGAGCAGACCGCTCAGCAATTGGACTACAGCACTTCGCTGGCGCCGCTCGACGACTTTTCCGACTTTGCCCGGGCGTTTTTCCTTGAAGGGCGCGGGGCGAACGTGACGGTGCCGTTCAAGGAAGAAGCGTTTCGCTTGGCGCACAGTTTGACGGCCCGAGCGCAGCGGGCCGGAGCGGTGAATACCCTGAGCAAACTCGCCGATGGCACGCTGCTTGGCGACAACACCGATGGTGCCGGGCTGGTAAGGGATCTGACGGTCAACGCCGGATTCAGTCTCGAGGGCAAACGCATCTTGCTGCTCGGCGCAGGTGGCGCCGTGCGCGGTGCGCTTGAGCCACTGCTGGCCGAGCAGCCGGCCTCGGTGATCATCGCTAACCGCACGGTGGATAAAGCCGAGTTGCTGGCGGAGTTGTTCGCGGATCTGGGGCCGGTGTCTGCCAGTGGTTTCGATTGGCTGCAAGAGTCGGTGGACCTGATCATCAACGCGACGTCCGCTAGCCTGACAGGCGATGTACCGCCCATTGCCGGCAGTTTGATCGAGCCGGGCAAGACCGTTTGCTACGACATGATGTACGGCAAGGAGCCGACCTCGTTCTGCCGCTGGGCTACGGAGCATGGCGCGGCAGTGTCGATGGATGGCCTGGGCATGCTCGCTGAACAAGCGGCAGAAGCTTTCTTCCTGTGGCGCGGCGTGCGCCCGGATACGACGCCGGTGCTGGCCGAACTTCGCCGCCAACTGGCGCTCTAG
- a CDS encoding SulP family inorganic anion transporter: MAFPSRHSLFPFLRWLPRQTRASVGRDLIVGLSGAILALPQSIAYALIAGLPPEYGLYAAIIPVLIACLWGSSWHLICGPTAAISIVLYASVSPLAVPASKDYITLILLLTLLAGIFQWLLGLLRFGALVNFVSHSVVLGFTLGAAVVIAIGQMPNLLGLDLPNQATALGSFTMLFRHLGEVDQPSLVLGLATVAVGMTLKLLLPRWPTLLITLILSGLLVWLWPSMFGHVQLVSAFVGRLPPFSPLPLDLDLILRLLPSAVAVGMLGLVTSLSIARSLSARSQQLLDANQEVRAQGLSNIVGAFFSGSLSAGSFTRSGLSYEAGACSPLAGVFSALWVALFAIFGAHLIAHIPIPAMAGSILLIAWGLVDHRGIRALLRVSRAEFVVMALTCVATLLLELQTAIYAGVLASLFFYLKRTSQPRVQHWRDGDEDILRVGGSIFFGASHYLQVRLQRMHGARVVIEAQHINFIDYSGVEMLHQEARRLRKQDRSLTLRGARPPVVEELRKLEGAEKCPIRFED; the protein is encoded by the coding sequence ATGGCCTTCCCCAGCCGCCATTCACTCTTCCCTTTCCTCCGTTGGTTGCCCCGGCAAACCCGCGCCAGCGTCGGTCGTGATCTGATTGTCGGGCTCAGCGGCGCCATTCTCGCGTTGCCGCAATCCATTGCCTATGCGCTGATCGCCGGTCTCCCACCGGAATACGGCTTGTACGCCGCGATCATCCCGGTGCTGATCGCCTGCCTCTGGGGCTCGTCGTGGCATCTGATCTGCGGCCCTACGGCGGCCATTTCGATTGTCCTGTACGCCAGCGTCAGTCCTCTGGCCGTTCCCGCGTCCAAGGACTACATCACGCTGATCCTGCTTCTGACGCTCCTCGCCGGCATATTCCAGTGGCTGTTGGGTTTGCTGCGATTTGGTGCTCTGGTGAATTTTGTCTCGCACTCGGTGGTGCTCGGTTTCACGCTTGGCGCCGCGGTGGTGATTGCCATCGGTCAAATGCCCAACCTGCTGGGGCTGGACTTGCCCAACCAGGCCACGGCGCTGGGCAGCTTTACGATGCTGTTCAGGCATCTCGGCGAGGTGGATCAACCCTCGCTGGTGCTGGGCCTGGCGACTGTCGCGGTCGGGATGACGCTGAAACTGCTGCTGCCGCGATGGCCAACGCTGTTGATCACACTGATCCTGAGCGGATTGCTGGTGTGGCTCTGGCCATCAATGTTTGGTCACGTGCAGTTGGTCAGCGCGTTTGTCGGGCGGTTGCCGCCCTTCAGCCCATTGCCGCTGGACCTGGATCTGATCCTGCGTCTGTTGCCCAGCGCCGTGGCGGTCGGGATGCTCGGGCTGGTGACGAGTCTGTCGATTGCCCGCTCCTTGTCGGCGCGCTCACAGCAGTTGCTCGATGCGAATCAGGAAGTTCGCGCCCAGGGCTTGTCGAACATAGTCGGTGCGTTTTTTTCCGGTTCGTTGTCAGCCGGATCCTTCACACGTTCGGGACTGAGCTACGAAGCGGGTGCCTGCTCGCCGCTGGCGGGGGTTTTTTCGGCGTTGTGGGTGGCGCTGTTCGCGATCTTCGGCGCCCATCTGATTGCGCATATTCCGATTCCGGCCATGGCCGGCAGCATCCTGTTGATCGCCTGGGGATTGGTCGACCATCGCGGCATTCGCGCGTTGCTGCGGGTCAGCCGCGCCGAGTTCGTGGTGATGGCGCTGACCTGTGTCGCCACGCTGTTGCTGGAGTTGCAGACGGCGATCTATGCCGGAGTACTGGCTTCGCTGTTCTTCTATTTGAAACGCACGTCGCAACCTCGTGTGCAGCACTGGCGCGACGGTGATGAAGACATCCTGCGGGTCGGCGGTTCGATCTTCTTCGGCGCCAGCCATTACCTGCAAGTGCGCCTGCAACGGATGCACGGCGCGCGCGTGGTGATCGAGGCGCAGCACATTAACTTCATCGACTATTCGGGGGTGGAAATGCTGCACCAGGAAGCGCGACGGCTGCGTAAGCAGGATCGCAGCCTGACCTTGCGCGGCGCGCGGCCGCCGGTGGTGGAAGAATTGAGGAAACTGGAAGGTGCGGAGAAATGCCCGATCCGGTTTGAGGATTGA